The region ggtaatataatatataataatttaagtttaattcagctaatagcttacctgtacatatagctgataactatttctataaagccacttatgtgcattcaaattatcttagaagTGTCCATGATTTTCCGCAATGAAGAttgcagttataaaaataaacttcgataatgattgcgatacttgtagtaaaaattttccaagtcaactagtcgatttgtttgaattggttttgatatattttctacaccaactgtatctattatgaaaaatcaattcctcaataatggtcccagctaaaattgctaacgctatttgttctttcattttcgattttgaacttttaccaaatgaattattttatttatcagaatacaaaataaaggtgacaaaatataaatatgtcaaatttaaagatctgtcactttactgactttcgttaaaagcaccttgcaatagttcacttttaacgtacacgatagaggatcctttattacaggatcctttaataaaagatcgcttatttgtgcgttgcaataactctctaataACCGAACGCGCTTATTGTTAAATTAATATTGGGCATTCGCTGTAAACCAGAAAGAGTCAGTCAGTTTTCTTTTACTTGAGCGCATTGAAAATATCTAATTTTTgggttatttttttaaataatatatgGTTCTATGAATTAGCAGATTTTTTTCGGATGTTCGGATTTTTCAGTGAAGTAGCATGAAGCCTTCGAGTataaaataaaagatattttatattctatgctccaAACTACTAATATTCTATGACTATTAATACatgtttgtttttttcgttagttattctactctgttatctgtggtTAGTTAAGAATTTGTGGTTAAACTCGACTTGTTTGTTAGGTTTTTTTAAAATACATTCTAAGAAAATGTTCGATTTCGCCGACACAATTGCTCTTTTATTAGGAATAATCATTGGTACTCTTGGTCTATTAGCTTGTCTAGGAGCTTATGCCAGAAGGAAAATGTACATTGAACAGATATGAAGGTGATAATGAAATTTGCTCTTTGAAACTAAAATTGAAAgtatttttgtttcaggaaaATATTGGAGAAATAAAATTTCCGAAATACACATTAactattattttattgtttgaaaaatgtaataagaaaaattcaatgttATAATATTGTATCAACCATTATTTTATTGTGGAGTAAATGTAAATAAACTTCACCAAAAATGTATAATCACAactaaataatattcaattaacCCATCAACTGTTTAATTCTTTTAATGACTTGGTTATTCAAGTCTTTATAATCTATTGTTTTAACTTCTACGGCAATTGTTTTCAGACGTGCTTCatcctaaaaaaatttcaagataaaaaaGAAAGACAAAACCAGCCAATAGTTTATTAGCTGTCTCATTTGTTATTTTATCATCTGTGTATTAATTATTGGGTCATCAGACTAAAGCACTAAGtcaaaaattactgaaatttttaacaattccaAGGTTAATTATTTTGAATGTATTATTCATATATATGTTATACTAAAgcattatatatgtatattttggCGCACTAAAAACAAGACTCACTTTTTGTAGGAAAATACCAAACAGTTTTGAGTCATGTATTTTACAaggggtttcataaaacttttgaCAGATTAACTCCTTGATAATAACAAGCGTTAATTAAATTTAGTtttcaagagtgctgtggagaacttagagttgattttctgtgactaGGAGTCACTACTTTACACGCTTTACTTGTATCATACTTTGAATCTGGGAAGAataatatggtacaagctaagtgcTACTTGTAattacagaaaatcaactctaatttctccacagcactcttgaccacgaattttaaagAAAGCTCGTTAGTTTGAAATCTAAAGAAGTGTCAAAAattaactgaaattgaacacagaaatgatttgattaaACAAATAATcatgataaaaattttatgaaacccaccatAAGTCTTTCTGCCCTAAAATTTGCCTGAAGAAATTTATTACATTGTAAGTTTCCATTTTAGCTCTGCATTTAAAGATGAACTGTTTGAAATTGACTCTTTCTACAATACCAGCTGCTGCCTCAGAGTTGTTTTCTATCGCATCTCCTATTTCCTGTGCTGGCATGCCTAGAATAGTTTCAGCTTCTGTTGTAAACATGCTCAACCATGAGTTTCCACTCCAATCAGCAACATTAAtctgaaaataacaaaaatttggtTTAATTCTTTTGGCAGGGTACTTAGATATCTCATATTCAACACCATTAACTATACTTTCTTTTTAAcaagattttcgaaaaacacgTGAGTTACATCCACC is a window of Harmonia axyridis chromosome 2, icHarAxyr1.1, whole genome shotgun sequence DNA encoding:
- the LOC123672415 gene encoding replication protein A 70 kDa DNA-binding subunit-like; translation: MINVADWSGNSWLSMFTTEAETILGMPAQEIGDAIENNSEAAAGIVERVNFKQFIFKCRAKMETYNDEARLKTIAVEVKTIDYKDLNNQVIKRIKQLMG